From bacterium:
CTGATGATGAGCCTGGTGCGCTTCATCCCGCAGGCCACCGCCTCGATGAAGGCGGGCGTCTGGGAAAAGAAGAAGTTTCAGGGCCATGAGATGTGCGGCAAGACCCTCGGCGTCATCGGCCTCGGAGCGATCGGCTCGATAGTCGCCAACCGCGCCCTCGGCCTCAAGATGAAGGTGGTCGCCTACGACCCCTTCATAACCCCCGAGCGCGCCGCCGAACTCGGCGTCGAAAAGGTCGATCTTGACGGCATCTACGCCCGTTCCGACATCATCACCATCCACGTACCCAAGCTCAAGGAGACCCTGAACCTCATCAACAAAGACACCATCGCGAAGATGAGGAAGGGCGTCTACATCGTCTGCGCCGCGCGCGGCGGAATCGTCAACGAGGACGACCTTCTCGCCGCGCTCGAAGCGGGCCAGGTCGCGGGCGCGGCCCTCGACGTCTTCGCCCAGGAGCCGCCGGGGATGACTCCCCTTATCGCGCACCCCAACCTCATCTGCACCCCTCACCTCGGCGCTTCCACCGAGGAGGCGCAGACGGCGGTCGCGATTCAGGTCGCCCATCAGGTGAGCGATTACCTGGTCCGCGGCATCATAATGAACTCCATCAACGTCCCCAGCGTATCCCCCGAAGAACTCGAAAAGATGCTCCCCTTCGTGACGCTGGCCGAAAAGCTCGGCAGGCTTCAGGCCCAGCTCGGCCTCGAATCCATCTGCGGGCTCGACATCGAATACAGCGGCAAGGCCGCCGACTGCAGAACCCAGCTTCTGACCGCCTCCGCCCTCGCGGGGCTGCTTGCTCCCGCTCTCGGTGAATGGGTCAATCTCGTAAACGCTCCGGTGACCGCCCGCGAGCGCGGCATCACCGTCCGCGAGACCTCCTCCTCCAAGGGTGAGGACTACTCCTCTCTAATCCGCCTCAAGGCAAAGGCCGCCAAGGGAGGCTACTCCGTCTCGGGCGCGGTCTTCGGTAAAAACCAGCCCCGCCTCGTCGAGATTGACGGAATCGCCATCGAAGCGGTGCCGGAGGGCAATCTCCTCGTCCTTTGGAACAACGACAAGCCCGGCCTCGTGGGCTCCATCGGCACTACTCTGGGCAACAACAAGATAAACATCGGCGGCCTACAGTTCGGACGCGAAGTGCCCGGCGGCAGAGCCATAACGGTCGTCAACGTCGACACCGAGCCGGACGCCAAAACAATCAAGGAACTGGCGGCCCTGCCCAACGTGCTCGCCGTTCACAAGGTGCATCTGTAAGTGAAAAGCAAAAAGACCGGTCGCCCCGGCGGGCTCCACAGAGAGCTTCCCGCCGGGGTGGCCGACATTCTTCCAGCAACGGCGGAGCGCCTTATCAGCCTCCGCCGTTCTCTTCTGGACACGATGGCGCTCTGGGGGTACAGGCCCGTCCACCCTCCGGTGATGGAGCACGCCGAGGTCTTCTCACGCGCGCTCACCAGCGGGGCGGAGGAGCTTTCCTTCTACAGGTTCGTGGACCCCTCCACCGGAAGGGCGCTTAGTTTCCGCACCGACTTCACCCCGCAGCTAGCGCGCATCGCGGCGACCCGCTTCCCCGAGGCGGGGCTGCCCCTGCGTCTCTTTTACGACGGCCCGGTGCTTCGCCACGTCCCCGGCCAGCGCGGGATGAAAAGGGAGCTCCATCAGGTCGGCGCGGAGCTTATGGGGTTGAGCGACCCCGAGGCCGACGCCGAGTGCATCGCCCTCCTCATCGACTGCCTCATCGCCTCCGGCCTCCGGGACTTTCGCATCGACGTGGGGCAGGTGGAGTTTTTCAAGGGAATCTTCAAGGATGTAGAAATAAACGAAGAGGAGCTTGAAAAGATAACTCGCGCCACGGCGCGCAAGGATATCTCCGAGCTTGCGAAGATTTTGAGGGAAAGCTCTCTTCCCGAACAAAAGAAAGCCCTCCTCGCCGAACTCCCCCTCCTCGCGGGGGGAGTCGAGGTGCTGGAGCGCGCCGGGAAGATCGTCGAGAGCGGCCACAGCCGCGAAGCCCTCGAAAACCTCGGCAAGGTCCTCGATTTCGTCCGCGCCTACGGCCTTATTGACCACATAACCGTAGACCTCGGGGAGATACGGGGCATCGACTACTACACCGGCGTAATCTTCGAGGCCTTCGTCCGCCACGTTGGAACCCCGCTCTGCAGGGGCGGACGCTACGACAGGCTGGTGGAGAGATACGGCCTCGATCTTCCCGCGACCGGCCTCTCGATCGACCTCTTCGCCCTCTCCGAAGCGCTCAACGCCGCGAGTGAGAGCGAGAACTCCTTAAACGGCGTCTTCATCATCAACTTCCTCCCCAAAAGAGACGCCGCGCTCGGCCTCGCCACCGCCCTTCGGTCGCAAAACGTACGCGCCTGCCGCGACATAGTAAAACGACCGCTCGAAGACTCTCTGGCGCTGGCCCGCGAGCAGCTCTTCAGATACGCAGCAGTACTCGGCTCCCCCGGCCTCAAGGAAGGGGAAGTCCTCCTCATAGACCTCGCCGACGGGTCCAGAAAGACCGTCGCCGCCGGGGCCGTTCCGGAAGCCGCCGCAGCCTTTGGTTTTGAGAATTTGCATCGCCGCTAAATAACGTGATAGAGTTTAAAACTTGGGCCTAAAGCCCCAGACCTGTCGT
This genomic window contains:
- a CDS encoding phosphoglycerate dehydrogenase, with the protein product MKKVLVSDSLSKEGLDILKAQVGISLDVKTGLPPEELKAIIGQYDGLIIRSATKVTAEIIAAATNLKVVGRAGIGVDNVDVPAATAKGIVVMNTPGGNTTTTAEHALSLMMSLVRFIPQATASMKAGVWEKKKFQGHEMCGKTLGVIGLGAIGSIVANRALGLKMKVVAYDPFITPERAAELGVEKVDLDGIYARSDIITIHVPKLKETLNLINKDTIAKMRKGVYIVCAARGGIVNEDDLLAALEAGQVAGAALDVFAQEPPGMTPLIAHPNLICTPHLGASTEEAQTAVAIQVAHQVSDYLVRGIIMNSINVPSVSPEELEKMLPFVTLAEKLGRLQAQLGLESICGLDIEYSGKAADCRTQLLTASALAGLLAPALGEWVNLVNAPVTARERGITVRETSSSKGEDYSSLIRLKAKAAKGGYSVSGAVFGKNQPRLVEIDGIAIEAVPEGNLLVLWNNDKPGLVGSIGTTLGNNKINIGGLQFGREVPGGRAITVVNVDTEPDAKTIKELAALPNVLAVHKVHL
- the hisZ gene encoding ATP phosphoribosyltransferase regulatory subunit, with amino-acid sequence MKSKKTGRPGGLHRELPAGVADILPATAERLISLRRSLLDTMALWGYRPVHPPVMEHAEVFSRALTSGAEELSFYRFVDPSTGRALSFRTDFTPQLARIAATRFPEAGLPLRLFYDGPVLRHVPGQRGMKRELHQVGAELMGLSDPEADAECIALLIDCLIASGLRDFRIDVGQVEFFKGIFKDVEINEEELEKITRATARKDISELAKILRESSLPEQKKALLAELPLLAGGVEVLERAGKIVESGHSREALENLGKVLDFVRAYGLIDHITVDLGEIRGIDYYTGVIFEAFVRHVGTPLCRGGRYDRLVERYGLDLPATGLSIDLFALSEALNAASESENSLNGVFIINFLPKRDAALGLATALRSQNVRACRDIVKRPLEDSLALAREQLFRYAAVLGSPGLKEGEVLLIDLADGSRKTVAAGAVPEAAAAFGFENLHRR